GGGAGAAATTTTACTGTAAAAGCAGGGAAATGAAATAGAGTTGTAAAGTATTGATACAAGAAGATCCCTAAGATTTACCTTTTACTTGCAACAAGTAGCGGGCTCATTTTTATATTAAATCAAATAGTTTAGATCGCCCATTTTCGATTACCTGTAAATGAAACTGTTAGCCAATGTGGTGTATTTTTAACAACTCTAGCAATTTCTTCACGAATCTGGTCTTGGTCATCAATTGTCTTTACTAAACTATCCTTAGTCACAACGAAATCTATTTCAATCCATAACTGTTCTCCTACTTTTGCTATCCGTACATACGATTCTTCAATTAGATACTTTTTTTCGATTTCCTTTACTTTGTTTTGTATCGGTTCAACTAATGGGTGTTCTGGCTTCTTTCCTAAAAGTTGATTTATTGAATCTTTTATTGCTATAAAAGGGAGTTTAATGCATAAAATTGAAGCTATGATTACCATAGTTGGATCGGCATATGGCACAAATTTAACAAGACTGTCTATTTGAGACATCCCTTTTGCAAGTGCAAAACCACCTAAAACACCAAAGGAAATATACGTATCCATCATCCATTGATTTTTTTCTGCTGTTATAAGACTTGAAGTACCCTTTGCTTCTTTTC
Above is a genomic segment from Anaerobranca gottschalkii DSM 13577 containing:
- a CDS encoding cation diffusion facilitator family transporter, with the protein product MTCKQQDDQRLLLISTITAIMFAVTGIVWGLIISSQMILFDGLYSLISVVLSLLSLYSVSYMNKKDWHKYPFGKEMIQPLVIIVKYSVILILVLASLIAAIFSLLTGGRETLLSSALAYTIFASFVCYAIYFWLKRKEAKGTSSLITAEKNQWMMDTYISFGVLGGFALAKGMSQIDSLVKFVPYADPTMVIIASILCIKLPFIAIKDSINQLLGKKPEHPLVEPIQNKVKEIEKKYLIEESYVRIAKVGEQLWIEIDFVVTKDSLVKTIDDQDQIREEIARVVKNTPHWLTVSFTGNRKWAI